From Trichoplusia ni isolate ovarian cell line Hi5 chromosome 11, tn1, whole genome shotgun sequence, the proteins below share one genomic window:
- the LOC113498484 gene encoding myosin-IA — protein MATQPEVGVSDFVLLDNLTADTFIENLHLRFQHNKIYTYIGEVLVSVNPYRTLDIYGAQQMAQYRGREMFEVPPHVYAVADACQRVLRQQGKDTCVLISGESGSGKTEASKFIMKYIAANTTQVHRDYIDRVKNVLIQSNSILETFGNAKTNRNDNSSRFGKYMDIHFDYKGDPVGGHISNYLLEKSRVVSLQPGERNFHSFYQLLSTNNAQTKKYGLASSAVYKILGSERATAQDSKLFSVTNSAFNALGFSQTVVDEIWSIVAGVILLGELTFSEGQAGQLSIGGPLGACVSALGVSEGSLRGAMAGRVLAAGGDLVNKEHSLSDANYTRLALAKAAYDRLFTWIVQQINKAIDVPQGTYKSTLIGVLDIYGFEIFETNSFEQFCINYCNEKLQQLFIELVLKQEQEEYAREGIQWTPVKYFNNRVICELVDAPHQGIIAIMDEACLNPTKISDQQLLEAMDRRLNGHKHYTSRQLSPTDKKLKHGVDFRITHYAGDVTYAISGFMDKNKDSLWQDLKRLLHSSSNRSLSDMWPEGATNIQKTSKRPPSAATLFRNSMSALVSGLQSKEPFYVRCVKPNPLQTPNTWDDQLVRHQVAYLGLVENVRVRRAGFASRQRYDRFLKRYKMLSQYTWPNFRGNSDKDAVMVLLRDLHVTDVQFGHTKLFIRSAKTLHSLEAARAELIPSIVVLLQKLWRGTVARMRYKRMRAALVIFHAWRRCRCRRYISALQRELAAQHNTIRTWPAAPRGVRVSLLQAGYRRWRAWLTLAPIPRAQWPQLKMKICAASALRARRPQWGQARQWLADYLAIDNYNPKAATYKAQIASLQRSQQVGRPLFSCRIHKFNRFNKLAERCLLITESAIYKLDASTFKPLKKPTSITEVGAIRIMSTDVQLVVISIPSAKNDLVVGLVAPTPTPPTAPADLVGELLGVLANRYHMLTGQELVVEVESGATTRCTLGGKTRALQLPAHAAQAGHAAPAAPAAHDTHAPFTHAHNVITYHPASARA, from the exons ATTTCAACACAACAAAATCTACACATACATCGGCGAGGTGCTGGTGTCGGTGAACCCGTACCGCACGCTGGACATCTATGGCGCGCAGCAGATGGCGCAGTACAGGGGGCGGGAGATGTTTGAAGTACCTCCACACGTTTACGCTGTCGCTGATGCCTGCCAGAGGGTGCTGAGGCAGCAG GGTAAAGACACATGCGTGTTGATCTCGGGCGAGTCAGGCTCGGGAAAGACGGAGGCGTCAAAgtttataatgaaatacatCGCCGCAAACACCACACAGGTTCACAGGGACTATATTGATAG GGTAAAAAACGTCTTAATCCAGTCAAATTCGATTCTGGAGACGTTCGGTAATGCGAAGACGAATCGCAACGACAACTCATCGCGTTTCGGCAAGTACATGGACATTCACTTCGACTACAAGGGCGACCCGGTCGGGGGCCACATCAGCAACTATCTCCTGGAGAAGAGCAGAGTCGTCAGCTTGCAGCCAGGCGAGAGGAACTTCCATTCCTTCTATCAG TTGCTAAGTACCAACAACGCTCAGACAAAGAAGTACGGGTTAGCATCGAGTGCGGTCTACAAGATCCTCGGCAGCGAGCGCGCGACGGCGCAGGACTCCAAGCTCTTCTCCGTCACCAACAGTGCCTTCAACGCTCTTGGCTTCTCACAGACAGTCGTCGACGAAATATGGAGTATAGTGGCTGGAGTTATATTGTTG GGCGAGCTAACGTTCTCGGAGGGTCAAGCCGGGCAGCTGAGTATCGGCGGGCCGCTGGGCGCGTGCGTGTCGGCGCTGGGCGTGTCGGAGGGCTCGCTGCGCGGCGCCATGGCGGGCCGCGTgctggcggcgggcggggaCCTCGTCAACAAGGAGCACTCGCTCAGCGACGCCAACTACACCAGGCTCGCGCTCGCTAAGGCTGCCTATGATAGGCTGTTTACGTGGATCGTGCAGCAG ATTAACAAAGCCATCGACGTGCCCCAAGGAACATACAAGAGCACATTAATAGGCGTGCTGGACATCTACGGCTTCGAGATATTCGAGACGAACAGCTTCGAACAATTCTGTATCAACTACTGCAATGAGAAACTTCAACAGTTGTTTATTG AGCTGGTGCTAAAGCAGGAGCAAGAAGAATACGCCCGTGAAGGCATCCAGTGGACGCCGGTGAAGTACTTCAACAACCGCGTCATCTGCGAGCTGGTGGACGCGCCGCATCAGGGGATCATCGCTATCATGGACGAGGCCTGCCTCAATCCTACTAAG ATATCAGATCAGCAGCTACTAGAAGCGATGGACAGACGTCTCAATGGCCACAAGCACTACACATCACGTCAACTCTCTCCTACCGACAAGAAACTAAAACATGGCGTCGACTTTAGAATTAC TCACTACGCGGGCGACGTGACCTACGCTATCTCTGGCTTCATGGACAAGAACAAGGACTCGCTGTGGCAGGACCTCAAGCGCCTGCTGCACTCCTCCAGCAACCGCTCGCTGTCCGACATGTGGCCAGAGGGCGCCACCAACATACAGAAG ACTTCCAAGCGGCCTCCATCAGCGGCGACCCTGTTCCGCAACTCGATGTCCGCTCTGGTGTCGGGGCTGCAGAGCAAGGAGCCCTTCTACGTGCGCTGCGTCAAGCCCAACCCGCTGCAGACGCCCAACACCTGGGACGACCAGCTC GTCCGTCACCAAGTGGCCTACCTGGGCCTGGTGGAGAACGTGCGCGTCCGCCGCGCGGGCTTCGCGTCCCGCCAGCGCTACGACCGCTTCCTGAAGCGCTACAAGATGCTGTCGCAGTACACGTGGCCCAACTTCCGCGGGAACTCCGACAAGGACGCCGTCATGGTGCTGCTCCGGGACCTGCATGTCACCGACGTGCAGTTCGGACACACCAAGCTGTTTATTAG GAGCGCGAAGACCCTGCACAGCCTAGAAGCCGCCCGCGCAGAGCTGATCCCGTCTATCGTGGTGCTGCTGCAAAAGCTGTGGCGCGGGACTGTAGCCCGCATGCGGTACAAGAGGATGAGGGCTGCGCTCGTTATCTTCCATGCTTGGAG ACGGTGTCGCTGCCGGCGCTACATCAGCGCGCTGCAGCGGGAGCTGGCGGCCCAGCACAACACGATCCGCACGTGGCCGGCGGCGCCGCGCGGCGTGCGCGTGTCGCTGCTGCAGGCGGGCTACCGGCGCTGGCGCGCGTGGCTGACGCTGGCGCCCATCCCGCGCGCGCAGTGGCCGCAGCTCAAGATGAAGATCTGCGCCGCCAGCGcactgcgcgcgcgccgcccgcagTGGGGGCAGGCCCGCCAGTGGCTGGCCGACTACCTCGCCATAGACAACTACAACCCGAAGGCTG CGACATACAAGGCGCAGATCGCCTCCCTGCAGAGGTCGCAGCAGGTGGGCCGGCCCCTGTTCTCGTGTCGCATCCACAAGTTCAACCGCTTCAACAAGCTAGCGGAGCGCTGTCTGCTCATCACCGAGTCCGCGATATACAAACTGGACGCCAGTACCTTCAAGCCGCTCAAGAAACCCACCTCTATTACTGAG GTGGGAGCAATCCGCATAATGAGTACGGACGTGCAGCTGGTGGTGATCAGCATCCCGTCCGCTAAGAATGACCTGGTGGTGGGGCTGGTGGCGCCCACGCCCACGCCGCCCACCGCGCCCGCAGACCTGGTGGGAGAGCTGCTGGGCGTGCTCGCTAATAGATACCATAT GCTCACGGGTCAGGAGCTGGTAGTGGAGGTGGAGAGCGGCGCCACGACGCGCTGCACGCTGGGCGGCAAGACGCGCGCGCTGCAGCTGCCCGCGCACGCCGCGCAGGCCGGccacgccgcgcccgccgcgcccgccgcgcacGACACGCACGCGCCCTTCACGCACGCGCACAACGTCATCACCTACCATCCCGCCTCCGCGCGCGCGTAA